In bacterium, the genomic window ATTTCGGAATTGCCGGCGCAGCCGGCCGTATGTCTCAGACAGGTGTTCGCTGATAACCTTGGTCTCGGCCAGCAGCGGCATGTAGTTGACGTCGCCGAGCCACCGCGGAACGATGTGGACGTGGACGTGTCCGGCCACACCGGCACCGGCGACGCGGCCGAGGTTCGCGCCGACATTGAAGCCCTGCGGCCTGAGCCCTCGGCGCAGAGCGGCGAGTGACTTCTGCACCAGCCGGAACAGCTCCGCACCCTCTTCGGCGCTGAGCTTCTCGAAGGTCGCGACGTGCCGGTTCGGCGCCACCATCAGGTGCCCGTTGTTATAAGGGAATCGGTTCATAACGATGAATGCGTGCCGGCCGCGATGCAGGATCAGTTTCTCCCGGTCGTCCTTCGCTTTGAGCAGGTTGCAGAAGAGGCAATGCTTGCGCCCGGTCGAGTCCTGTCCGCCCGCGCAGTAGATGTACTCAGCTCGCCAGGGCGCCCAGAGCGTCTTCACAAGGAGAATGGTGAATAGAGAATAGTGAGTAGAGAAAAGTCCCGCAGCCTGCTTTCACTCTTCATAATTCAGTATTCACAATTATCCGAACAGCCCCATCTGCGTTCCCGGTGCTGCGTCACGCGCGGCCGGAGTCGGTGGCACTCCGGGCAGGACCTGGATGACACCGAAAACGCCGTCGTAGCCGGCGGTCGCCTGCACTTCACCGCGTCGCATGCGTTCGATGCCCAGTGCGACTCTGTCGTTTGAGTTGTTCTCGATATCGGGAATCGGTGAGTTGAGGAGTATCTCGAATTCACTGCCGAGCGCGGCCACCATCGTCTCGTACAGCTTGCGCACCTGCGCCGTGTCCCGACCGACGCCCAGCGCCTCGCCGATGACCTCTTCAAGCGGAACGACGTGTTTGTACGGGATCACGTCGGTCGGCACTTCCTCCGGCTTCCGGTCGGCGAGTTGCTCGACCCGGTGGAGCACGCCGATGGTGAGTTGCCGGCCGCAGCCCGGGCAAAGGTTGTCGTTCACGAGCGACTGGGCCGGGGCAAAGCTCACGTTGCAGGCGCGGTGGCCGTCGTAGTGATACTTGCCCTCTTCGGGAAAGAACTCGATGGTATAGAGGAACCTTTTCCGGTCCTTCGTCTTCAGGACGTCGCGGATGGCATCGTAGGAGAGCTCACAGTCAAAGACGTTGGCCTCGCGGCCCAGCCGGCCCGGCGAGTGCGCGTCCGAGTTGGAGATGAGCGTGCGGCTGTCGAGCGCGGAGAGCCGCCAGTTCATCGGCGGGTCGCTCGAGAGCCCGGTCTCGACCGCGAATATCTCCTTGGACAGGTCGCCGAAGCACTCTTCGATTGAGTCGAACCCCGAGTTCGAGCCGTAGAGCGAGAACCATGGGGTCCAGATGTGCGCGGGCACGAGGAACGCGCGGCCATCGATCTCAAGCACTTTGGCCAGCAGGTCGTAGCTCGAGAGGCCGAGCGTCGGGCGGCCGTCCGATGCAAGCTTGCCGTACCCGTCGAGCCAGGCCGTCAGTTTGTCGGCGGTCTCGAAGCCCGGAACGAAAACCATGTTGTGAATCCGGCGCAGTCTGCCGCCGGCGCTGTAGATGCCGCTCAGCTCCACGTTCAGGATGAAGTACGTGTCGTCGTAGGTGAAAAGGCCGGCGCCGGTCGGCTTGAGGTGCTGCTTGAGCGACTGCATGTACTCGGGGTGAGTGAAGTCACCGGTCGCGACCAGCTTGATGCCCTTGGTCTTGGCCGCAGCCGCGATGGCCGGGATGTCCATGTCGCGGCTCGTCGCGCGCGAAAAGCGGGAGTGAATATGCAGGTCAGCGATGAATTGCATCTGTGCTCGCCATTCTAGTCTCGGGCATGGCCAAGTCAAAGAGGATGTGGGCGATGTCTACGGTTGCACGCGTCGGATTGGCGCCTTGTGGCATTCGGACTTGATTGGTCACTGGGAATTGGCAATTGATCATTCGCTTCTAGCGTGCCGCAATCATCATCCGCGTGGTGTGCGGCCCCGGCTTGATGAAGGAACCGTGCTGGAAGAAACGGACCTCGGTGAAACCGGCGGCCCTGAGACAGCGCTCGACCTCCTCCGGGTGGTACGCCCGTTCCTGGTGAATCTCTTCGAACCGCTCGGGTGCGCCTCCCGATTTCGGCTGCTCCCAGAACGTCAGGTGCAGGGTTGAGACACGGGTCTCCTGGTCGTACTCGTGCTGCCATATCGAGTGGATCTCGCCGACGTCCCGGGCGGTCGTCCGCGTGCCCCAGTAGTCGGCCAGCCCGTAGACCGTGTTCATGTCGAAGATAAAGAGCCCGCCGGGCAAGACCGCCGCCCTCACGCAACGGAAGCACCGGACCAGGTCATCCTCGGTCAGCAGGTAGTTCATGCTGTCGTAGAGACAGATTGCTCCTTCCAGCGGCTCGGGAACAGCGAAGTCGCGGATGTCGGCGTGGATTGTCGCTACCGGCAGATTCCCACGCTTCGACTCCAGCATTGCCAGCATCTCGGGCGAGCGGTCCACTCCGGTCATCCGGTATCCGCGCCGGGCGAGAATCAGGGTCGGGATGCCCGTGCCGCAGGCAAGGTCGAGGATGGTCTTCGGGTCGGAGTGGAAGTGTCCAAGGACACGTACGACGTAGTCCGCCCACCCGTCGTAGTCAACGTACTTGGCCATGAACTTGTCGTAGTGGCGGTGGAAACGGCTGAATGGCTCGCGCATCATGGCCGGAGCCAATATAAACCGAACCACCCTGAAGTCAAGCGCACGGATTGCTTCTCTGCCTTCCTGCATCCATAATCAGTCACTGATGGCGCGCGAGCCAACCCGCGGTCGGTCGATTGCGCTGCTGCTCGGCGGTCTCGCGCTGCTTTCCTGCCGCAAGCCGGACTACTTCCCGCTCAGGGACAACCTGGATTTGCGCTTTGCGGCCGCCGGATACGAAGTCGTCGGGAGCGACTCCGTCCGGACCGAGAGCCTGACCTACGCGATTGCGGTGGCGGGTTCGACGACGCAACCCGGTCTCGGCCGAGTCTGGGAAATCCGCGTCACCCGGAACGCTGAACCATACCTCTCTCTTTTCCTCCGCAAGACCACCAACGCGGTGTTCGTGCTGCCCCGGGCTCAGCCGGACGAAATCGAGCCGAGCTCGGACTGGCTGAAGCTCATCGAACTGCCGCCGCGCGAAGGCGCCCTCTGGTACGGCGACGCAGAACGCTCGGTCTCGTTCGAGGTGCTGCAGCGGACGGATGTGGAAACCGCGGCCGGCCGCGCCCGCAACTGCTTCCGCATCCGGATTCACGCGGACGAACCGTACCTGACGGACTTCTGGCTTGCGCCCGACGTGGGCGTCATCCGCTGGACGCGCCGCCTCTCGGCATCGCGCTTCGAAGTGGCTGAGCGGGTTCGCCGCTGAGGCGCCGTCGCGGCCGGCGCCAGTGGAACCGGCCCACATTCTTGCGCTGAATCGGTTGACATCGCACTCGAGATTCGTATGCTATTGGCGATGGATCGTATGACTCCGCAATCGCGGGTCAGCTTGACGAACCTCCTGCTGCCTCCACTGCATGACATTTGTCCGTTCCGTAACCTGTCCGCGTCGGATCGGCTGGCGTGGGCTATGCACTAACCAAAGGAGGTGCGAATGGTGAAGAAAGCGAAGAAGGCGGTCAAGAAGACAGCCAAAAAGGCCAAGAAGAAGTAGTCTTCGACCGCCGACCATGCCGCTGCGCACGTCGCGGCGGCATGGCTTTTATGGAGAGACCGCGGTGGGACGCCCGGGCCGCTGCCGGCGCGAGCGCAACGCCGCGGTCATCGCTATTGGCTGCGGCGCGGCGCGGGCCGGCCCCGGCTCAGGAACGGGGCAGGCACGGCCGTCGTTATCGTCGAACCGTCGCTGAAACGGAACTGGAATGACTTGCCGACGACGCTGGCCTTCGCGCTGGTGCCCACCGGGCTGACGTGGAAGTCGAGCAGGACGAGGTGGATCTGCTGCGTCAGTCCGGGCGCTATCGTCACCGGCGCGAAGTAGAGCGTATCGCCGGCGCCTTTGCCGGACGTTCCGCCGGGCAGGGGGAAGCCGATGCCTTCGTTTCC contains:
- a CDS encoding HIT domain-containing protein, which gives rise to MKTLWAPWRAEYIYCAGGQDSTGRKHCLFCNLLKAKDDREKLILHRGRHAFIVMNRFPYNNGHLMVAPNRHVATFEKLSAEEGAELFRLVQKSLAALRRGLRPQGFNVGANLGRVAGAGVAGHVHVHIVPRWLGDVNYMPLLAETKVISEHLSETYGRLRRQFRNPKS
- a CDS encoding endonuclease Q family protein, yielding MQFIADLHIHSRFSRATSRDMDIPAIAAAAKTKGIKLVATGDFTHPEYMQSLKQHLKPTGAGLFTYDDTYFILNVELSGIYSAGGRLRRIHNMVFVPGFETADKLTAWLDGYGKLASDGRPTLGLSSYDLLAKVLEIDGRAFLVPAHIWTPWFSLYGSNSGFDSIEECFGDLSKEIFAVETGLSSDPPMNWRLSALDSRTLISNSDAHSPGRLGREANVFDCELSYDAIRDVLKTKDRKRFLYTIEFFPEEGKYHYDGHRACNVSFAPAQSLVNDNLCPGCGRQLTIGVLHRVEQLADRKPEEVPTDVIPYKHVVPLEEVIGEALGVGRDTAQVRKLYETMVAALGSEFEILLNSPIPDIENNSNDRVALGIERMRRGEVQATAGYDGVFGVIQVLPGVPPTPAARDAAPGTQMGLFG
- a CDS encoding class I SAM-dependent methyltransferase, translating into MMREPFSRFHRHYDKFMAKYVDYDGWADYVVRVLGHFHSDPKTILDLACGTGIPTLILARRGYRMTGVDRSPEMLAMLESKRGNLPVATIHADIRDFAVPEPLEGAICLYDSMNYLLTEDDLVRCFRCVRAAVLPGGLFIFDMNTVYGLADYWGTRTTARDVGEIHSIWQHEYDQETRVSTLHLTFWEQPKSGGAPERFEEIHQERAYHPEEVERCLRAAGFTEVRFFQHGSFIKPGPHTTRMMIAAR